The Arctopsyche grandis isolate Sample6627 chromosome 7, ASM5162203v2, whole genome shotgun sequence genome includes a window with the following:
- the LOC143914681 gene encoding uncharacterized protein LOC143914681 yields the protein MRVFLETIVVIITLHGFVRADISSGWAHRLQDVDESADEIHDAEILRAVVTSMDQWNKKHNRTRIKRSQPNSVCYEELGCFEDSGPFGYLEMLPSPPQEINTRFLLYSTKSRGDIPLLDVPFSNMSMTWQWADRAFNSSSPTKVIVHGFGSNCDHVWVYEMRSALMAVEECNVICVDWEAGAVIPNYVRAAANTRLVGKQLAMLLEGLATHINLKFDNVHFIGFSLGAHVAGFAGSQLKNISRITGLDPAGPLFEAQDPRARLDSTDAKFVDVIHSNGENLILGGLGSWQPMGHVDFYPNGGRMQTGCSNLFVGAVTDIIWSSAVEGRSLCNHRRAYKFFTDSVSPKCHFPSFPCDSYDNFLAGNCFGCNGERRCGNMGYYADRSTGRGQLYLLTRDEEPFCAHQYHVKVESSRSNQSVVSYGRILLALVGDSGLNETFPMTRKDDSELILGSTISRMLVPHPALGIPVKVQLQYQAYSGWISSGLNRWTIDKVVLSDSFGKTSSICKKGLILNSGTPVILPLYPGDCNHPSEALEENSKNKTTEKIEIENKVTNENPFLNRPPFIPTQVVQIGDEVINNPKLNIDNIASSSNKREDIIVPNEKTLMHKIIHLKSDYKLKNYAKIDNMEENKPKPNVIPMGKHFRIETENQTSDPLTSLLDATDILNLPWQPLLANSLDNSQNERESGRAFGSINTKFPSFPFLERKDDVNASEAILEIVEPILKAPSVKNARSHDTDKAKKEITEPILGSTTVKIEISRSDNLRGHLRNNRTPKTFDDSTNRGTDKVERKIESLNESNWIPSYNLLPPETKSTTIWDHINKLNKTAIELPTSTSKSDTFSLFQWQNKNNKKEAPEEQKNNSLSSFTVQFLPSRLVSFLEKAENYARNTLLPLVSAYTPRFLLFGAEPETPPPEEIKHKYVPFEETPTSTNFPVPQQSQQEKIEIVKKIRPPDKTELPNIAEEKEVARPPNQEFTTDNHIATNNIEEFNSQNDPIRIVKAPDMTTTTLAPVTLQSAENSSEKLIIVYPSNIRDDRKIQPHIYPEIMQFESLYQQSLNQNPIAEESRININIDKSRRFEYRNEHGIHVNLPTYEPPINTPYPYKKSYQSTTPKFIPVSYPTEAKSAQ from the exons aCATATCGTCAGGATGGGCTCATCGTCTTCAGGATGTGGACGAGTCCGCAGACGAAATTCACGATGCCGAGATACTTCGGGCGGTCGTCACTTCCATGGATCAGTGGAATAAAAAGCACAACCGCACCAG aatcaAACGATCACAGCCAAATAGCGTGTGCTATGAAGAACTCGGATGCTTCGAGGACTCCGGTCCCTTCGGCTACCTTGAAATGCTACCAAGTCCGCCGCAAGAGATAAACACTCGTTTCTTGTTATATTCAACTAAGAGTAG AGGTGATATACCATTATTGGATGTGCCGTTCAGTAACATGTCAATGACATGGCAGTGGGCCGATCGTGCTTTTAACTCTTCAAGCCCTACGAAAGTGATCGTTCATGGATTTGGATCGAACTGCGATCATGTTTGGGTGTACGAAATGAGATCTGCTCTAATGGCCGTC GAAGAGTGTAATGTGATTTGTGTAGATTGGGAGGCTGGAGCAGTTATACCAAATTATGTAAGAGCAGCCGCTAATACAAGACTCGTTGGAAAGCAGTTAGCAATGTTACTAGAAG GTTTGGCGACACACATCAATTTGAAGTTTGATAACGTACATTTCATCGGATTTAGTCTCGGAGCACACGTCGCTGGATTTGCCGGATCACAATTGAAAAACATTTCAAGAATTACAG gCTTGGATCCTGCAGGTCCTCTTTTTGAAGCTCAGGATCCTCGAGCTAGACTAGACAGTACTGATGCGAAATTCGTTGATGTCATCCACTCGAATGGAGAAAACTTGATACTTGGTGGACTCGGGTCTTGGCAACCCATGGGTCATGTAGACTTTTATCCGAATGGAGGAAGAATGCAAACAGGTTGTTCGAATCTGTTTGTAGGTGCGGTGACTGATATAATTTGGTCTTCGGCGGTAGAAGGCAGATCCTTATGCAATCATAGAAGGGCGTATAAATTCTTCACCGATTCTGTATCTCCCAAGTGTCACTTTCCATCATTCCCATGTGACTCATATGATAATTTCTTAGCT GGCAATTGTTTTGGCTGTAACGGTGAAAGAAGATGTGGGAATATGGGCTATTATGCAGATAGATCTACTGGAAGAGGTCAATTGTATCTATTGACGAGGGATGAAGAACCTTTCTGCG cCCATCAATACCACGTAAAAGTAGAAAGTTCCCGCAGTAATCAGTCAGTTGTTAGTTATGGAAGGATTTTGTTGGCACTCGTAGGTGATTCTGGTTTGAATGAAACTTTCCCAATGACTAg AAAAGACGATTCTGAGCTTATACTAGGCAGTACAATATCACGGATGTTAGTACCTCATCcagctttaggaattcctgttaaaGTACAACTTCAATATCAGGCATATTCTGGGTGGATCAGTTCCGGTTTAAACCGTTGGACTATAGACAAAGTTGTTTTGAGCGACAGTTTTGGCAAAAC CTcatcaatatgtaaaaaaggattaattttaaattctggcACACCAGTTATCTTGCCATTATATCCAGGAGATTGCAATCATCCGTCAGAG GCACTTGAAGAAAATTCCAAAAACAAAACTACCGAGAAAATTGAAATAGAGAATAAGGTTACAAATGAAAATCCGTTTTTAAACAGACCGCCCTTCATTCCAACTCAAGTGGTTCAAATAGGAGATGAAGTGATTAATAATCCCAAACTCAATATTGATAATATAGCAAGTTCATCAAACAAAAGAGAAGATATAATAGTGCCTAATGAAAAAACATTGatgcataaaataatacatctaaAGTCAGATTACAAATTGAAGAATTATGCAAAAATAGACAACATGGAAGAAAACAAACCAAAGCCAAACGTCATACCGATGGGCAAACATTTTAGAATTGAAACAGAAAATCAAACATCAGATCCACTCACATCACTTTTAGATGCTACTGATATTCTTAACTTACCTTGGCAGCCTCTTTTGGCCAATTCACTAGACAACTCGCAGAACGAGAGGGAAAGCGGAAGGGCTTTTGGTAGTATTAACACAAAGTTTCCTAGTTTCCCATTTTTAGAACGAAAAGACGATGTAAATGCTAGTGAAGCTATTCTAGAAATTGTAGAACCAATACTGAAAGCTCCTTCAGTTAAAAATGCCCGTTCTCACGATACAGACAAAGCAAAAAAAGAAATTACAGAACCAATTTTAGGATCAACaactgtaaaaattgaaataagcaGATCGGACAACTTGAGAGGGCACTTGAGAAATAACCGCACGCCCAAAACGTTTGATGATTCTACCAACAGAGGAACCGATAAGGTTGAAAGAAAAATAGAATCATTGAACGAATCAAATTGGATACCGTCTTATAACTTATTGCCACCAGAGACAAAATCTACGACAATTTGGGATcacattaacaaattaaataaaacagctATAGAATTGCCAACGAGTACATCTAAAAGTGACACATTCAGTTTATTTCAGtggcaaaataaaaacaacaaaaaagaaGCACCCgaagaacaaaaaaataattccttATCTAGTTTCACAGTACAATTTTTACCCAGTCGTCTTGTGTCTTTCTTAGAAAAAGCTGAGAATTATGCGAGGAATACACTGTTGCCATTAGTATCTGCATACACGCCAAGATTTCTGCTCTTTGGAGCAGAACCTGAAACACCTCCACCCGAAGAAATCAAACACAAGTATGTTCCATTTGAAGAAACACCAACATCAACTAACTTTCCTGTGCCACAACAATCTCAGCAAGAAAAGATAGAGATTGTTAAAAAGATACGTCCACCAGATAAAACTGAATTGCCGAATATAGCAGAAGAAAAAGAAGTAGCGAGACCACCTAATCAAGAGTTCACAACCGATAACCACATAGCGACCAATAATATAGAAGAATTTAATTCACAAAATGATCCCATTAGGATTGTGAAAGCGCCCGATATGACAACTACAACGCTAGCACCTGTGACGTTACAATCGGCAGAAAATTCTtcagaaaaattaataatcgTATATCCGAGCAATATTAGAGACGACAGAAAAATACAGCCGCACATATACCCAGAGATCATGCAATTTGAAAGTTTATACCAGCAGTCTTTAAATCAGAATCCAATAGCGGAAGAATCTAGAATAAACATTAACATAGATAAATCTCGGAGATTCGAATATAGAAACGAGCATGGAATTCATGTAAATCTCCCAACTTATGAACCACCAATCAACACACCTTATCCATACAAAAAATCGTATCAATCAACAACGCCCAAATTTATTCCTGTGTCTTATCCAACAGAAGCAAAGTCGGCACAGTAA
- the pont gene encoding ruvB-like helicase pontin, whose protein sequence is MKIEEVKSTARTARISAHTHVKGLGLSEGVPLPAAAGLVGQHAAREAAGIVVDMIRSKKMAGRALLLAGPPGTGKTAIALAIAQELGNKVPFCPMVGSEVYSSEIKKTEVLMENFRRAIGLRIRETKEVYEGEVTEFTMVETENPMGGYAKTVSHVIIGLRTAKGVKQLKLDPTIYEALQKEKVEVGDIIYIEANSGAVKRQGRSDTFAAEFDLEAEEYVPLPKGDVHKKKEVVQDVTLHDLDCANARPQGGQDIMSMMGQLMKPKKTEITDKLRKEINKVVNRYIDQGIAELVPGVLFIDEVHMLDIETFTYLHRALESAIAPIVIFATNRGRCLIRGTEDIFSAHGIPLDLLDRLLIIRTLPYNKNEIQQILKLRATTEGVAIDDNALATLSEVGAKTTLRYAAQLLTPASLTARTEGRSSIQASDIKEASQLFLDAKSSAKILSQQKDKFML, encoded by the exons ATGAAGATTGAAGAGGTAAAGAGCACCGCTCGTACGGCCCGTATTTCAGCCCACACTCATGTCAAAGGTCTCGGACTCTCGGAGGGAGTGCCATTGCCAGCTGCAGCAGGACTAGTAGGACAACATGCTGCTAGAGAG GCTGCTGGTATTGTCGTCGATATGATCAGAAGTAAAAAAATGGCTGGTCGTGCACTACTGTTGGCTGGCCCACCCGGTACGGGTAAAACAGCCATAGCATTGGCTATAGCTCAAGAGCTCGGAAATAAAGTGCCTTTTTGTCCAATGGTCGGTAGTGAAGTTTACAGCTCGGAAATAAAAAAGACCGAGGTGCTTATGGAGAACTTCAGACGGGCTATTGGTCTCAGAATTAGGGAGACCAAAGAAGTGTATGAAGGCGAAGTGACTGAATTCACTATGGTTGAAACTGAAAATCCTATGGGAG GTTATGCCAAAACTGTTTCACATGTAATCATCGGCTTGAGGACTGCCAAAGGTGTTAAGCAGCTCAAATTAGATCCGACTATCTACGAAGCACTGCAAAAAGAAAAGGTTGAAGTTGGCGATATCATTTATATTGAGGCCAATTCTGGTGCTGTAAAACGACAAGGTCGTAGTGATACGTTCGCagctgaatttgatttagaa gcTGAGGAATATGTCCCGTTGCCGAAAGGAGATGTTCACAAAAAGAAAGAAGTAGTTCAAGATGTCACCTTACATGATTTAGATTGTGCTAATGCAAGACCTCAAGGAGGCCAAGATATAATGTCAATGATGGGCCAATTGATGAAACCTAAAAAAACAGAAATCACCG ATAAATTACGCAAGGAAATAAACAAAGTTGTAAATCGCTACATCGATCAAGGCATAGCTGAACTCGTACCTGGTGTATTGTTTATTGATGAA gtTCATATGTTGGATATTGAAacatttacatacttacatagagCTTTAGAATCTGCAATTGCTCCGATAGTCATATTTGCAACTAATAGAGGTCGTTGTCTTATTag GGGTACTGAAGATATTTTTTCAGCGCATGGGATTCCTCTAGATTTGCTTGATAGACTATTGATTATACGTACCTTGCcttacaataaaaatgaaatacaacAG ATCTTGAAATTGCGTGCGACTACAGAAGGTGTTGCCATAGATGACAATGCGCTTGCCACTCTAAGCGAAGTAGGAGCAAAAACGACCCTTCGATATGCTGCTCAGTTACTGACTCCAGCTTCTCTCACAGCTCGAACGGAAGGTCGCTCTAGTATACAAGCATCCGATATAAAAGAAGCTTCACAATTATTCCTTGATGCTAAATCATCGGCGAAGATTTTATCACAACAAAaagataaatttatgttataa